CTCGTGCAAGGCGGTGTCCTCCTCGACCAGGGTTGGCCGCATATCTTGTAAGACATTCCTGGACTTTCTCGATAACCTCGGGGGGTTTGGGGAAAGTGGTGGCTGCATTGTCAAAATAGGTATTCATCGTTTTTCCTTTGCTATTACAATACAGAGAAATCTTCTGTTTTGTCAATCTTTTGAGAGAGAAAGAAGTGATTTTCTTTTATTTCCCAGATCTGTATGGAAGAAGGTTGCTCTGGGCGGAGTGTGCATACACATCCCTTGTAGGAAGGAACAATTCTTCCCATCTCAAGCGGGAAAAAATACCATGACCCCTCGGGCGAGAGGAGTTTTCCGTTTTCATCGATCACGGAAAAAGAGGAGAGTTTTTTTCGGATACCGATGCCTATAGCTTTGAGGTAAGATTCTTTGGCGGTCCAGATTTCGTAAAATCTCTCCGCCCAGTTTATGGATGCCCAGGCCTGTTCAATGGGGTGAAAATAACGTTTAGCGAGTGCACTATACTCTCTCGGACGGCAAAACTCCACATCAACGCCGATATCTTCCTCGGCGATACCGAACAAAACTATCCTGCCACTATGAGCAAGGTTAAAGTGAATATGAGGATGAGAGGCAAGGAAAGGTTTTCCGTATGTATCTACTGCCCATACAACATTTTCTTGTGTCTTTGCCTTGAGAAGCATTTCAGCCCAGTTTCTCGCATAATGGGAGAGATGGGGGCGTTTTTGTTCTTCGGGGAGAAGAAGAATGGCTATATCCATGGCTTCTCTCCTACCATAAGGAACAGTTTCTGCCACTTCTCTGTCGGAATTTCTTCGGGACGGCTGGTTTGAGCAATTTCGAGCGTATGAAAAGCCTCCAGAAGATTTTTTTCCTCTCTTGTGCGTTTGAGATTGTTGAGGATGGTTTTTCTCTTCGAACCAAATGCCTCCAGCAAGAAGGATCGAAATGCTTGCTGGAGTTTTTCGTAGTGTTGTGGGGAGGTATCCATCACAGGATTTTTTTTGGAAATGTGGATAACAACAGAATCTACCGAGGGGATGGGGAAAAAACAACCCTTTGGCACCGTAAAGATCTGTTTCACCTCAAGAAAGCTCTGGATGAGAATCGTAAACACCCCATAGTTTTTTTCTCTCTCTGTGGCAATCATCCGCTCATAAAACTCTTTTTGTACCATGACAATTCCTTCTTCAAAGCAGGGGATGTCAATGAAACGTCGGAGAGCTTCCCCGGAGATACTGTAGGGTAGATTGGAGAGGAAAAAAAGCCTTTTCTCTCCCAGGCCCTGGACATCAAAAGTAAGAAAATCCCCTTCGAGAAAATGGATCCCCGGGTCCTGGATGAGCGATTGGACAAGACGAAAGATACCATGGTCTATCTCCAGAGCATACACCTTTCGTGGTGGAAGAAGAACAGTAAGAGATCCCAGACCACACCCTACCTCAAAGATTGGAATATCATGAGGCACCATGTTGACAATACGGGAAGCGATACTTTTATCGATGAGATAGTTTTGTCCTCGAGACCTAACAAGCCATAAACCGTTTTCCTCGAGTACCCGCTGAATTTCACTATATCGGTGAGGATTCCAGCTCATTCCCGTTCGATACCTAAACGCTTTTCGATTTCTCCAACCCGTTTTACCAGTTCAGGGAGACGAAGTTGAGCGGCAAGGATACGCTTCTGTTCCATAAAGTCTCTGGCAGGCGTACCGAAAAGAATCTTGCCCGAGGGGACTTCTTTATCTTCAACGCCGCTTTGGGCCATCACCACTACCCGATCATGGATCTTAACATGATCAGCTACTCCTACCTGACCAGCCAGGATACACCCCTCACCAAGAGATGAGCTTCCCGCAATTCCTACTTGAGCCACGATGATGGAGTGGGCGCCGATATGGACATTGTGGGCTATCTGAACAAGGTTATCAATCTTGACATCATCTTCAATAACGGTTTCTCCAAGGGCAGCTCTGTCTACAGTAACACATGCCCCAATCTCTACGTCATTTCCGATACGGATCCTTCCGATCTGGGGGATCTTGACATTTTTTCCATCATGAACCACGTATCCAAAGCCATCGCCACCAATGACCGTGTTGTGGTGGATGATGACCCTGTCACCAAGAGTGGTGAGATCATCGATCTTTACACCACTTTTGATGACACAGTTGTTGCCGATGCGAGAACCCTTGCCAATAAAAACATGGGGATAGATGATAGTGTTTTCACCGATTTCCACATCTTCCATGATACAGGCAAAAGGCAGGATTGTGACATTTTTCCCCAGCTTTGCTGTGGGATGGACATACGCCTGAGGGGAGATCCCTGTTTCGTATGGCTTGTAGGGGGAGAACCATTCCACAACGAGAGAGAAGGTGTATTTTGGTTCTTTTGCGACAAGAAAAGGTTTGCGAAGCGTTACCCCTTCTGGAACAATGAAGGCGTCGATTACTGAGTTTTCTGCATCGGCGACCATCCGCTTGTTTTCAATGAATCCAATGGTTCCGGCAACAGGATGATCCAGTCCTGAGACACCATTTATCTCAATATCCTCTCCCTCATAGGAGAGCTTTAGACGATTGGCAATTTCTGACAATCTCATTTTCCCCTCCTTATTACTCTCTTTGATCATGTTGGGCAATTTCGACCATCGTTCGAGCCCATTGGCGGGCTATTTCTTCTTGTTCGTTTTTGTTTCGATGCCACAGGGGTTCAATAAAACCCTTCATCCCGAGAAGAGACGATCCTATGAGTTGTTTCCGGAATCGTTTTTCAATCGAGCCTGCTCCCCCTGCATGGCAATAAAAACACGCTACTTTTTTCCCTGTGAGGTTAGTTGTGTTAAAAAAAGTATTAAAAGCCGGTGCCCATGTTCCTGCCCATACAGGTGTTCCAAGAAAAATCAGGTCGTACTCAGCCACATTGTGTTTCAGGGGGGCAAGCTCTGGTTCTTCTTTCATGAGAGCCGCTCTCCCATTCCACACGTATTTCATAAATCCTTTGTGGTGCTTTTCTTGTACTATGGTGAGAATTTCCAGATCTGCACCAACAGCATCGGCAATAGCTTTGCCTATGAAGGCTGTATTACCATCGTATGAGTACAATACTACAAGCGTGCGCATACCAGCTCCTTTTTTATATATTCATCTTATGGAGAGGAAAGGAAAAAGTCAAATGTTCGAATTGCTTCATAATAAAAGTACTCGAAAAGCATTGTGTCAAGAAAATTGTGTCTAGTCATAGGATAACCTCGCTGTGAATATTTTCTTTGGTGTATGAGTGTTGCTCACGATAGAGTTGAAAGTAATACTCCCAATTTTTTAACTTTCTTTTTAAGAACTTCTCATTTTGGTATCTTAATAACAGGTAAAGATATTTCTCAGCTGAAGCCTCGCTTTGACACATTTCCATTGTTTTTAATCTCCTTTTAAGTTCTTTAAAGAGTCTTTCCAGGGCATTGTTTGTATACACCATGCTTCGTATTCCTTCAGGTAATTCCATGTAAGTGAATATATTCTCTCTTATTGTCAAGAGGTTATTCATTAAGTTGGGATAGATATTTTTCCATTTTTGTATAAATTTCATAAACAATTGTTCTGCCTCCTGTTTGTCTTTGGCATGAAATACCTCTTTTATTTCAGTGGCAATGATATTTCTGTGTTGAACTCTCACTTTAGCCAGTATGTTTCTCATGACATGGACTACACAGGGCTGATACTTTGCGTGGGATATATCTCTGATGACGTTTTCATACCACTTAAGCCATCAGAGACAATAAAATGAATCTGTTTGACACCTCTTTCTCTTATATCTCAGCAAAATTTCCCGCCAGTTATAAGCACTTTCCATGCCTCCTGGCAGGTAGTATCCTAAAATCTCCCGTCTTCCCTCAGGTGTAATGCCTATAGCTACATATATTGATTCATTTTCTACCCTATCTCTTGATAGGAAACACCATAGCATCCAGAAATACCACGGCATATTCTTCTGAGAGGGCGACTACGCCACTTCTGAATCTCTTCTATGCCTACCTGGCTTATCCTTGAGATGTTAGCATAAGAAATCTTTATTTCATAAAGCTCTTTTAAAACTTCTGCTATCTTCCTTGTTGACATTCCTGATATCAACATAGCCCTGATTAATGCATCTAAGTCTTCTGTGATGCGTTTGCGATAGGGAAGAAGGGCACTTTTAAATCCATTATCCCTTGTTCTTGGAACACGTATGGCTGTAAGCTCGCCAAAAGCTGTCTTTAAATCCCTTTCGTAAAAGCCATTGCCTTTTGTGGGTGGATTGTTTTCCAGGTAAATCTCTCTTTCCTCTTTTAACATACTCTCTAATACTTCCTTGACAATTGGTTTGAATAGCTCTAAAATATTCTTCGTCTCAATCATATCTGGCCTCCTGTGATAGTTTTATTTATATTATCACAGGAGGTTATCTTTTTCCTACCAGACACAATTAAGTATACACTGCCTCGAAAAGGGAACGTTGCTTCAAAATAAAAAAGTACTTTAAATTTGTGTAAAATAATCCAGTTCAAAGAACTGGAGGTACAAGGTGGAGTTAGCGATGTTTGAAAGGAGACCTATTTACAGGGAAACGGCGAAAGAGTATCAAAAAGCCAGCAAAAAGGAAAAAATGGAGATACTGGATTATTTTGTGAGGATAACAGGCCTAAAAATCGAAACTATGCCGCCAGGCTCTTGAGAGCAACACGGAAAAAAAGGCAAGAAAAATTACCTTAAAGCCGACATAGCCAAGAAGGGCAAAAGACCTGGCAGAAAGAAAAAATTCGGCGAAGAGGAACTAAAACTTCTAAAAAAGGTCTGGGAAATTGAAAACTACATGTGTGGCAAACGTTTAAAGCCAATTTTAAATGAAGTTTTAGATAATCTCTTAGCAAACGGACATCTCCACGGTTCTCCACAGGCTATAGAACACTTGCGCCATATAAGTGCCTCAAGTATTGACCGACTTTTGAAACATGAGCGTAAAAGCTTGAGATAAAAGGACGAAAAGGTACAAAGCCTGGAAGCGCTATTAAAGCAACAAATAGCTATACGCACGTGGGCAGAGTGGGATGAAAATTGCCCTGGTTTTATGGAGATTGATCTGGTTGCCCATGAGGGAGGAAATAGCCGGGAGATTTTGCTCAAACATTAAATATGGTGGATGTTTGGAGCGGTTGGACAGAACTTGTGGCAATCAAAACAAAGCTTCAAAATGGGTAAGAGAAGCCATAGAAAAAGTCCAAAGACTTCCTTTTGATTTACGGGGAATTGATTCTGATACGGTGCTGAATATTAATCATCCTCTGCGTGATTGGTGTGAGAAGAACCAGATAAAATTTACAAGGGGGAGAAGCTCCCGTTCCAATGATAACTGCTACGTTGAGCAGAAAAACTATTCCATAGTCCGCCAGAATGTTGGATACTTCCGCTACGATACCGAGGAAGAAGTCTACTACTTGAACCAACTCTATGCCTATCTTCGACTGTATACCAACTTTTTTCAACCGGTTATGAAAATGACAGAGAAAAAGAGAATCGGAAGCAAGGTGCAAAAGAAGCATGATGATATTAAAACTCCCTACCAGCGGCTTTTAGAAAGCTCTTATGTAAGTGAGGCACAAAAGGAACGCCTAACAAGGCTTTATAAGGCTCTCGATTTGTTTCACCTAAGACAAAAAATTACGGCTTGCCAGAGAAAACTTTTCAGCCTTCAAAAGAAAAAGAATGTAAAAAACAAAAATTTGGAGGAAACTGTATGGAATTTTTGAGTACTTTTTTTTATGAGGCAATGATTCGAATTTCGAGTACTTTTTTATTTGACGCAACGGGATGTTTGTGATTTCAGGATGTGTTTTGTTAGAAATACAAAAAATCTCTCTTTTTTTAAAAAATATCTGGTTTTTCGAAAAATTGAAAAACTTTTATATGGAGATGGAGAACTTTCTGATGAATGGAGTTCTGGAAAGTAGGAGAAAAGGATTTTCTCATTTTTGGCCTGTTGTGATAAGGAGCAACAAAGTAGGGAAAACAATGGAGTTTTTTATGGAAATGTTGCATTTTTCTGCTGGCTTCTCTACCATAAAGCATGGCAAAAAAGAAAAAAACCTTTATCCTTGATACCAACGTTGTTCTTTACGATCCTATGGCGATCTTCTCTTTTCAGGAGCATGATGTTGTGATTCCTATTACTCTCCTTGAAGAGGTAGATAACTTCAAAAAGGGAAATGAGATTATTCATTTCAATGCACGCCAGTTTAGCCGGGAGCTGGACACGATTTTCAAAGACGTATCTCTCGGGAAACCTGCAAAACTTCCTGGTGGGGGGACACTCCGGATCGAAACCCGTGTCTATCCTCCTGAATCTTTGAGAGAGGTTTTCTGGGAGGATAAACCGGATCATCGGATTTTGGCGTGTGCTTATTTTATGGCTCGAGAGCTCTCTTCTCCTGTTATTATTGTTTCCAAGGATATCAATCTTCGTATGAAGGCAAGGGCTATGGGGATCCTTGCTGAGGACTATGAGACAGGCAAGGTGAAAAACATCGAAGAGCTGTATACCGGGAAAAGAACTATTGAAAATGTGGATGAGACACTCCTCTACACCCTTCAAAAAGAGAAAAATCTTCCCCCTGATTTTTTCGTACTAGATCCGCCTCCACTTCCGAACGAGTTTTTTGTTTTTAGAAATCATCAAAAAAGTATTCTTGCCACGTATTCTCCGTTTTTACCAGGATGGAAACTTATTGAAAAGCATGCATGCTATGGCATATCTCCGAGAAACGCAGAACAGGCTTTTGCCCTTCATGCCCTGACGGATCCCAATATTCAGCTTGTGACGCTTGCAGGCAAGGCAGGGACAGGCAAAACCCTCATGGCTCTGGCCGGAGCCCTCGCATGTGCGGGAGCATACAGACAAGTCCTTCTTGCACGGCCTATTATCCCCCTCTCCAATCGAGATATGGGGTATCTTCCTGGTTCCGTGGAGGAGAAACTTGATCCCTACATGCAACCGCTGTATGATAATCTTGCTGTTATTCAGCATCAGTTTGATGAGGAGAGTAAAGAAGCCGTCGAGCTTGAGGCGATGCTTGATGATGAAAGGCTTAAGATTACTCCTCTAGCCTATATTCGGGGGAGAAGTCTTCCCAGGATTTACTTTATTGTAGATGAGGCCCAAAATCTTACTCCTCATGAGGTGAAAACGATCATCACCCGTGCCGGTGAGGGAACCAAGATCGTCTTTACCGGAGATCCTTACCAGATAGATACTCCCTATCTTGATTCGAGGAGTAATGGGCTTTCTTTCCTTATTGATAGGATGAAGGGGGTTTCTCTCTATGCCCATGTTACCCTCGAGAAAGGGGAACGTTCCCTTCTTGCCGAGGTGGCTTCCAATCTTTTGTAAGGGGAAAAAGAAAAAACATCTCCGGGGTTAGGGTGTTTTTTTGAGTTTTTGAAGAAGATCTTCCATATCTTTTGGGAGTGGTACTGAAAACTCCATAAGTTTTCCTGTTGCAGGATGTGAGAAAGCAAGAAATTTTGCACAGAGGGCGATACCTTTCAGGGGATACCGTTGAGAATGCCGGGAGTAGAGGGGATCTCCCGCGATGGGATGGCCAAGAGAGGTCATATGGACACGGATCTGGTGGGTCCGACCGGTAAAGATCTCTACCTCGACATAGGCATGGTCTTGTAGATACTCAAGTACGCGGTATGCCGAGCGAGCAGGTTTCCCATTGGGCACAATAGACATCTTTTTACGGTCGTGAGGGCCTCTTCCGATGGGTGCATCTACAACCCCCTGAGGGGCGGGATGTCCTTTTACAATGGTATGGTAGATCTTTTGAATGCGATGGTTTTTGAAGTCTTCAGTGAGTTTATGATGAGCCTGGTCTGTGAGAGCCACAATCATGAGTCCCGCAGTGTCCTTGTCTAAACGATGAACGATGCCTGGACGTTGTTCTCCTCCCACGGAGGAGAGATTTCCCTGCAAAGCATACAGAAGACCATGAACGAGTGTTCCTGTTGTATGTCCTTTGGCTGGATGAACGACGATACCGGCGGGTTTGTTGATCACTGCAATGTGTTCATCCTGATAGAGAATTTCAAAATCTACTGGCTCCGGGATGAGTTCGGATGGTTCAGGATCCGGAATATCAACAGTAATGCATTCACCAGGACTTACCACATAGCTGAGTTTTTGGGGTTTGCCGTTGACCACGATGGGGATGTTTTGAGATTTGAGACTGCTTCTGGTCAGGGAGTAGCCTTCTTTCTGGAGATAGTCGGCAACTACCTTGTCAAGTCGTCCCTTTTCATGTGCAGAAAACTCTACCCGTGTGGGCATGTTAGAGGGACACCTCTCTGTTTTCCCACAAAAGACCGAGTTGTCCACAGCCAGCGGCTATGGTTTTGCCACGGCTTTTGCGGAGAGTGGCATGAATCCCTGCTTCACGGAGAAAACGAAAAAATGTCTGGACTCTTCCTCTGGAGGGGGTTTCAAGCTCTATGCCCGGAACAGGGTTGTAAGGGATGATATTCAGTACATACTTGAAGGGGAGAAGAAGCTTTCTAAGTCCCTCTACATCCTCTAGGCGATCGTTGACTCCCGCGATCAAAATATATTCAAAGGTGATTCGTCTCCCTGTGGCATCCTGGTACTCCCGTAAAACCTCTATAAGCTCATCCAGAGAGTTTGAACGAGAGATAGGTATGAGACGTTCTCTTCCCATTCGAAAAGGAGAATGGAGAGACACGGCAAGTCGTACAGGTTGATTCCACTCCGTAAAATGACGAATGCCCTCGATAATTCCGGCGGTAGAAATCGTGATGTGACGATAGCCGAGGTTGTATCCTTTGGGATGAGTGAGAATAGAGATGGATTTTTTGACTGCATCCCAATTGAGAAAGGGTTCACCCATGCCCATGTAGACTATGTTAGAGATCTTTCTCGGAGTGGTAAGAGTAAGGCCGAATAATCCGGGATGTTCCTGGATAAAGCGTTCAGCAAGAATAACCTGGGCTAGGATCTCGTCCACCTCAAGGTTACGAGAGAAACCAAGCTTTCCTGTCGCGCAAAAAACACATCCCAGGGGGCATCCTGCTTGACTCGAAATACAGAGGGTGAGACGTTTCCGAGGATCTTCGGTTTCTTCTGTAGCCTCATCCTGTTTAAGAATCACGGTTTCAATGTGATGGCCATCCAGTGTTTCAAAAAGAAGCTTCACACTTTCGTTCTCCTGGATACTATCGATAAGAGTAAGTGGCAAAAGCACCAGCTCGCCGGAAAGTTCGTCCCGCCACTTCTGTGGCAGATCGGTCATCTTTTGTATGTCGGTGATAAACTTTGTCCAGACCCAACTCCATATCTGGTTGGCTCGATGAGGAGGTTGCCCCAATGTAGTCATGTGGTGTCTGAGTTCTTCAAGGGAAAGAGAAAGCCAGCCTTTTATCACTCTTGCCTCCATGCTTTTGATGCTTCGATGGATTTCTGGTAGTGAGTGAGATAGTCTTCATGAGAACGGCGAATGACCTCATGGGCTTCATTTTGCCCGTAAACATGGGTAACTTCGCACTGGTTGTCCGTATTGTCGGGGGCATTTTTGTAGGTCAGAAAATAGTGAACAATGCGATCAAGAAGAAGAGGTGGAAGATCGTAAATATCCTGGTAGCTATCGTACACGGCATCTTTGAGGAGAACGGCAACGATCTTGTCATCGGCTTCCCCGTGGTCGATCATTCGGATACCTCCGATTGGTCTGGCATGAAGGAGGATGTCTCCATGAAAGAGAGTCTTTTCAGAAAGCACACAAATATCCAGGGGATCCATATCCCCCACGATACCTGATCGGTTGGTTTTTTCCTGGCAGAACTCTGCGATTTTTTCGGCGCAAAGGGTTTGAGGAATGAAACCATACAACATCGGCGGGACGCTGGAATAGAGCTGGGGTCTATCCACCTTGAGTATGCCTGTTTCCTTGTCAAGTTCGTATTTCACGGTATCAGACGGAACAAGCTCTATGTAGGCCGGGATAGTTTTTGGAGCGTCATCTCCAATAGCAATACCGTGCCATGGATGGGCACGAAAAACACAGTAGGGGGTAAGTTTTTTCAAGGGAAACTCCTTATGATGAGAGGATTAACAAGGGTATGTATTAGTGTAATGGAAGAGGGGAGAAAAATCAAATAGGAAGAGAGTTGTTAGAGGTGCTGGTTTTCAGTTGTGTATATCGGGAAGCAGACTGCAACATAGTAAGAGCAAATCTCAAAGCACGTGAGAGTGTGAGAGGGGATATAAAGGTTAAACGTTTAACCTGGAGTTTTCGACATATGCTATTACCTTTTTGCAGTATTATCGCGATGTTTATCACTGTGAAAAAGTAATAGCTGGAATTTTTCCCACTGTGACAAGGTAACAGCAAGAGTTTTTTCCTGCAACAAGGTAATAGCAAGAACCTTTCCCTTGCGACAAGGTAATATCTTTCTCCCTCTTCTGACTGCGACACGGTAATAGTCCCCATGGGAGGCACACTTTGACAAGGGAAGAGCGAAAGATTTCTTTTCCCCCTGCAACAAGGTAATAGCTTGTGAGTTTTACGCCTTCACTGCAACAGGGAAATAGCCTTCAGGCCCCACACATTCACTGCAAAATGGTAATAGCTGACGTTTTTCGTACTGCAACAAGGGAATAGCCCAAATGGGAGGGACACCGCGACAAGGTAATAGCAAGAGGACAGTTTTTACACTGCAACAAGGGAAGAGCACACGAGGTATAGAGAATCTTTCCCATCTTTTCTTCTCTTTGCTGAAAATTTTGACGCCTTTTTTATGGTAAGTGGACGATACTGCCTTTGAAATCATTCTCTCTAGTGGATATTGAGAGAATACGTGATCTTTATCCTGCTGAATACAAAAATTTCTTTGTCTGGAATAGCAAAATTATTTGACGAAATAAGAATTTTAGGGTATACTATTATTGGACGGACTGGTCCGTCCAAAAACAAAGGAGTATAAGTATGCTTAACGCACTTTTAGAAAATCGTTTAACAGAGAGAGAAAAGCAGATTATAGAAGTGGCAAGAAAGAGTTTTCTTACCTATGGGTATGCTGGCACCAATGTGGATCAGATTGCTCAGGAAGTAGGGATAGGCAAAGGCACCGTCTACCGTCATTTCAAAAGCAAAGCATATCTTTTTATCGCCGTTGTTCTTTACACCTATCAGGAGATGATTGCTTATTTTCTTCCTATTCCCCAGATTTCTGATCCAGCGGAGGCTTTTGTTCATTATTTGCACACCC
This sequence is a window from Thermospira aquatica. Protein-coding genes within it:
- a CDS encoding 4'-phosphopantetheinyl transferase family protein, whose protein sequence is MDIAILLLPEEQKRPHLSHYARNWAEMLLKAKTQENVVWAVDTYGKPFLASHPHIHFNLAHSGRIVLFGIAEEDIGVDVEFCRPREYSALAKRYFHPIEQAWASINWAERFYEIWTAKESYLKAIGIGIRKKLSSFSVIDENGKLLSPEGSWYFFPLEMGRIVPSYKGCVCTLRPEQPSSIQIWEIKENHFFLSQKIDKTEDFSVL
- the rsmA gene encoding 16S rRNA (adenine(1518)-N(6)/adenine(1519)-N(6))-dimethyltransferase RsmA is translated as MSWNPHRYSEIQRVLEENGLWLVRSRGQNYLIDKSIASRIVNMVPHDIPIFEVGCGLGSLTVLLPPRKVYALEIDHGIFRLVQSLIQDPGIHFLEGDFLTFDVQGLGEKRLFFLSNLPYSISGEALRRFIDIPCFEEGIVMVQKEFYERMIATEREKNYGVFTILIQSFLEVKQIFTVPKGCFFPIPSVDSVVIHISKKNPVMDTSPQHYEKLQQAFRSFLLEAFGSKRKTILNNLKRTREEKNLLEAFHTLEIAQTSRPEEIPTEKWQKLFLMVGEKPWI
- the lpxD gene encoding UDP-3-O-(3-hydroxymyristoyl)glucosamine N-acyltransferase → MRLSEIANRLKLSYEGEDIEINGVSGLDHPVAGTIGFIENKRMVADAENSVIDAFIVPEGVTLRKPFLVAKEPKYTFSLVVEWFSPYKPYETGISPQAYVHPTAKLGKNVTILPFACIMEDVEIGENTIIYPHVFIGKGSRIGNNCVIKSGVKIDDLTTLGDRVIIHHNTVIGGDGFGYVVHDGKNVKIPQIGRIRIGNDVEIGACVTVDRAALGETVIEDDVKIDNLVQIAHNVHIGAHSIIVAQVGIAGSSSLGEGCILAGQVGVADHVKIHDRVVVMAQSGVEDKEVPSGKILFGTPARDFMEQKRILAAQLRLPELVKRVGEIEKRLGIERE
- a CDS encoding flavodoxin family protein, with the translated sequence MRTLVVLYSYDGNTAFIGKAIADAVGADLEILTIVQEKHHKGFMKYVWNGRAALMKEEPELAPLKHNVAEYDLIFLGTPVWAGTWAPAFNTFFNTTNLTGKKVACFYCHAGGAGSIEKRFRKQLIGSSLLGMKGFIEPLWHRNKNEQEEIARQWARTMVEIAQHDQRE
- a CDS encoding transposase; translation: MIETKNILELFKPIVKEVLESMLKEEREIYLENNPPTKGNGFYERDLKTAFGELTAIRVPRTRDNGFKSALLPYRKRITEDLDALIRAMLISGMSTRKIAEVLKELYEIKISYANISRISQVGIEEIQKWRSRPLRRICRGISGCYGVSYQEIG
- a CDS encoding PhoH family protein — protein: MAKKKKTFILDTNVVLYDPMAIFSFQEHDVVIPITLLEEVDNFKKGNEIIHFNARQFSRELDTIFKDVSLGKPAKLPGGGTLRIETRVYPPESLREVFWEDKPDHRILACAYFMARELSSPVIIVSKDINLRMKARAMGILAEDYETGKVKNIEELYTGKRTIENVDETLLYTLQKEKNLPPDFFVLDPPPLPNEFFVFRNHQKSILATYSPFLPGWKLIEKHACYGISPRNAEQAFALHALTDPNIQLVTLAGKAGTGKTLMALAGALACAGAYRQVLLARPIIPLSNRDMGYLPGSVEEKLDPYMQPLYDNLAVIQHQFDEESKEAVELEAMLDDERLKITPLAYIRGRSLPRIYFIVDEAQNLTPHEVKTIITRAGEGTKIVFTGDPYQIDTPYLDSRSNGLSFLIDRMKGVSLYAHVTLEKGERSLLAEVASNLL
- a CDS encoding RluA family pseudouridine synthase, yielding MPTRVEFSAHEKGRLDKVVADYLQKEGYSLTRSSLKSQNIPIVVNGKPQKLSYVVSPGECITVDIPDPEPSELIPEPVDFEILYQDEHIAVINKPAGIVVHPAKGHTTGTLVHGLLYALQGNLSSVGGEQRPGIVHRLDKDTAGLMIVALTDQAHHKLTEDFKNHRIQKIYHTIVKGHPAPQGVVDAPIGRGPHDRKKMSIVPNGKPARSAYRVLEYLQDHAYVEVEIFTGRTHQIRVHMTSLGHPIAGDPLYSRHSQRYPLKGIALCAKFLAFSHPATGKLMEFSVPLPKDMEDLLQKLKKTP
- the rlmN gene encoding 23S rRNA (adenine(2503)-C(2))-methyltransferase RlmN, producing the protein MIKGWLSLSLEELRHHMTTLGQPPHRANQIWSWVWTKFITDIQKMTDLPQKWRDELSGELVLLPLTLIDSIQENESVKLLFETLDGHHIETVILKQDEATEETEDPRKRLTLCISSQAGCPLGCVFCATGKLGFSRNLEVDEILAQVILAERFIQEHPGLFGLTLTTPRKISNIVYMGMGEPFLNWDAVKKSISILTHPKGYNLGYRHITISTAGIIEGIRHFTEWNQPVRLAVSLHSPFRMGRERLIPISRSNSLDELIEVLREYQDATGRRITFEYILIAGVNDRLEDVEGLRKLLLPFKYVLNIIPYNPVPGIELETPSRGRVQTFFRFLREAGIHATLRKSRGKTIAAGCGQLGLLWENREVSL
- a CDS encoding inorganic pyrophosphatase; this encodes MKKLTPYCVFRAHPWHGIAIGDDAPKTIPAYIELVPSDTVKYELDKETGILKVDRPQLYSSVPPMLYGFIPQTLCAEKIAEFCQEKTNRSGIVGDMDPLDICVLSEKTLFHGDILLHARPIGGIRMIDHGEADDKIVAVLLKDAVYDSYQDIYDLPPLLLDRIVHYFLTYKNAPDNTDNQCEVTHVYGQNEAHEVIRRSHEDYLTHYQKSIEASKAWRQE